The region TGGCTTCGTCATTGCACGTCAGTAGTCACTTAATCCAttgttaaaatattgattagggCAGCTTTTAGTACACTATTTACAATGTCTTGTAAAGATGAGTGTTGTTTCCATGTATTATGTAATTGACATATTTCTGCCACCTCTCACAAAATCCTTAAGATGGTGCTGATAACTTACTCTCGATGCTGTTGTGGTTGAGGTGCAATTGCTCCAAGTGACCGTTGAAGAAAGGAATAGAGGAGAGCTGGTTGTGGGACAGTTGCAGGTCCAGCAGGGTTGGTATTTTGAACACATTCTTGGGAACTCCTTTATCACTCAGCTGGTTGTAGTTCAGCCTCACAAATGCCAGGTGAGTGAAATCTTTGAAGTAGTCTCTgcataagaagaagaagaacaataaCTGTAAAATTTTACATTCAACCAGTGTTTGATGATGCATGCAGTGTGcgtatatatacatgtgtggtCATCAGCTATGTGCCAAGGTGTGCCACTGTATACTTGCTTTGGGATGTCGTCTATACTGTTCCTGTCCAGGAAAAGCTGTATGATGCCATTTGGTACGCCACCAGGCATCTTTTTCAGGGCGTTGTGAGCCACATTGAGCTGCATCAGGCTCTTCAGGTCCTTAAATGTGTTCTTTCCCAGGTCACTGTCACTCAGCTGAAAGAGATCAGACACTCATGTTTGCTCCAGAAAGGCATATAGGTGGTTGACACTGCTCATACCTAAACAGCACAATGTAGTAAGATGCTCACAAAGGCACTTTTCAACAAAGGTTTACCTGGTTGTGGTACAGGTCAAGCAGAGTCAGGTTCCCCATCTTGCTGAAGGCACCAGCTGGGATCTTGGAAATACGGTTCCTACCGAGGCGGAGCTGTTCTAGGCTTGCTGGGAGACCAGAAGGGACCTCTTTCAGCTGGTTACGCTGTGCATAGAGGTACAGCAGTCCTGGGATCTTCTCAAACACCTGCACAAGAGagacatacagaaaacacagttttaaatgGCTTCATGGTATTTTCAAATCATGGATATTAATCAGGGAAGCTTTCTgacctgtttgtttatttgatgaATGCGGTTATTAGCCAAGTTGATCCAGCGGACCTCAGTGGCGTTGACAAACGGCTCTGCATTCACCTCTGAGATGTAGTTGTTCTGCAGGTACAAGTAGTGGGTTCTCGATGGGATGACAGGGACCACACGGATGTTCCGGTTCTCACAGTTGAGAGAGTTCGGATAGTTCGGGGAGCATAAACACTCCCGCGGGCAGTCAGAGAACATGGAGGGTGGGCCCAGGATGGGTGGGGGGAAGTCTGTAGGCTCCTGGGGCTCTGGCTGTGCCGGTACAGCAGGCCGGGGGACAGAAGGCTTCCTGGTGGTGGCAGGTCGCCTGGTGGGCTTCTTTGGCCGAGTTCTCTGGGTGAAAACTGCCCCCATCAGGAGGAACAGAGCCAATGCAGAGAAGAGTCCCACGCCGGCCTTCATGGTCCTATGACGGAGCAGGAAACAGAGGTAGTTGATTCGTTTAATAAAAAGTTTAATAACAGGAATACATGTACATTGGTCCTTTTTGTGCTTCTTGTTCTGTGTGGAAGCTCTGGGGCCGTGCTGAGTCTCAAGTGTGTTCAAACCCTGTTTCCTTGATTAGCAGGCATTTAGAGGCTCAGTGCAGACCAAGACACTGAAAACGTCACTAACCAACTACGTGTATTCGCCTTTCGATTGTTGTGAAAACACGGAGAGTGTAAAACTGTAAACCAATATGTTCAGCAGTCTGCTGCCTGCACTTTTATTTCAACTTGAAATATTGCTTCCTGATGCTGCTCTTACATAAGTGGAACCTTTGTTATTCATGACATCTGTGTCCTGTTGAGATGAAAATAATTAAGATATGTACACTAAGACAGTCTGTCCTTCATAGCTTCTATAACTGTGAGAGCAAGAAAAGTATGTTAATGAATGCTGTGAATCGAGCAGTTACTGTCATGATGTCAATGTGACAGAAATTGATGTTATTCCAAATGAAAGATGGGGCTTTGTGGCTTGGTAATATAAGTGAAAGAGAGTGAGCAAGAAAGTCAGCAGTGATTTGTTCAATTTGATTAAATtcaagaggaggaggggcagatACTGATACAGGAAATTAGTACttatgagagagagggaaggaaaggttTTGGGATAAAGGCTCTATTGTCAGCACTGGCCCAGAGGGAGAGCTGTGGAGGGGAAAACTGCAGGTCTGGAAGGTTAAGGCTCTTTGACCCAGGAGAGGCCCAAAGGAAACTGGGCTAAATCCCAATGAGACTCTGATGGAGGCAATATGCATCTTTTAAACCATGGTAAATACAAAAAGTTTCTGCTTTGCATATTTTAGCATGTTGATGGTATAAGGACTCAGCCAAGAGATACCCAAGAGTTTGAACTGAGCAGAGGGGAGGTAAGGTGTGTTCTGTAATtgatgactttttaaaaatatgttcaaAAACAGATGTGTGCAACTTAAAT is a window of Enoplosus armatus isolate fEnoArm2 chromosome 3, fEnoArm2.hap1, whole genome shotgun sequence DNA encoding:
- the prelp gene encoding prolargin — translated: MKAGVGLFSALALFLLMGAVFTQRTRPKKPTRRPATTRKPSVPRPAVPAQPEPQEPTDFPPPILGPPSMFSDCPRECLCSPNYPNSLNCENRNIRVVPVIPSRTHYLYLQNNYISEVNAEPFVNATEVRWINLANNRIHQINKQVFEKIPGLLYLYAQRNQLKEVPSGLPASLEQLRLGRNRISKIPAGAFSKMGNLTLLDLYHNQLSDSDLGKNTFKDLKSLMQLNVAHNALKKMPGGVPNGIIQLFLDRNSIDDIPKDYFKDFTHLAFVRLNYNQLSDKGVPKNVFKIPTLLDLQLSHNQLSSIPFFNGHLEQLHLNHNSIESINGTLICPSSLQAELSDDSLIPRLRYLRLDGNHIGPPIPLDVIMCFRHLHSIVL